The following are from one region of the Ignavibacteriota bacterium genome:
- the serS gene encoding serine--tRNA ligase yields the protein MLDIKLIRENPETVRQGLKNKNEKDRVDEILSLDEDRRKIISEVEELKAKKNQVSSKIPQMKKAGEDTTQIFAEMKIVSDKITELDNQLKHVEENLNGILMFIPNLPHSSVPVGKTADQNVEVRKWMPEGFSFPIGTSGKKPKTLDHIELGKKFNILDFERGAKISGTGFPVYAGKGATLERALINFMLDYHLTHHNYKEVFPPFLVNRESMMGTGQLPKMEDDMYAIEKDGLYPIPTAEVPITNLHRDEIISEKDLPIRYVGYSACFRREAGSYGKESKGFLRVHQFNKVEMVKIVKPETSYDELEKLVNDAEDILKLLKIPYRILMLCTGDLSFSAAKCYDIETWSPAEQRWLEASSCSNFEDFQARRASIRFKREGEKKPEFVHTLNGSGLATSRLMVSILENYQTVEGTIRVPEVLQKYTGFREIK from the coding sequence ATGCTTGATATAAAATTAATTCGTGAAAATCCTGAAACTGTCAGACAGGGATTAAAAAATAAAAACGAAAAAGATCGTGTTGACGAAATTCTTTCGCTGGATGAAGATCGAAGAAAAATAATTTCAGAAGTTGAAGAACTGAAAGCAAAGAAGAACCAGGTATCATCAAAAATTCCTCAGATGAAAAAAGCCGGTGAAGACACTACACAAATCTTTGCAGAGATGAAAATCGTTTCTGATAAAATCACTGAGCTCGATAACCAGTTGAAACATGTTGAAGAGAATTTGAATGGAATATTGATGTTCATTCCGAATCTTCCTCATTCATCTGTTCCCGTCGGAAAGACTGCTGATCAAAATGTTGAAGTTAGAAAATGGATGCCGGAAGGATTTTCATTTCCCATCGGGACAAGCGGCAAGAAACCAAAAACTCTTGACCACATTGAACTCGGGAAGAAATTTAATATACTCGATTTTGAAAGAGGTGCTAAAATTTCAGGTACTGGTTTTCCTGTTTATGCTGGAAAAGGTGCAACACTTGAGAGAGCATTGATTAATTTTATGCTTGATTATCATCTGACTCATCACAACTACAAAGAAGTTTTTCCCCCGTTTCTTGTAAACAGAGAATCGATGATGGGAACCGGTCAGCTTCCAAAGATGGAAGATGATATGTACGCAATTGAAAAAGATGGATTGTATCCGATTCCAACTGCGGAAGTTCCGATTACAAATCTACATCGTGATGAAATAATTTCTGAAAAAGATTTGCCGATTCGGTATGTTGGCTATTCAGCTTGCTTCAGACGAGAAGCCGGTTCTTATGGAAAAGAATCAAAAGGTTTTTTGAGAGTTCACCAGTTTAATAAAGTGGAGATGGTAAAAATTGTAAAACCAGAAACTTCATACGATGAATTGGAAAAACTTGTAAACGATGCCGAAGATATTTTAAAGTTACTAAAAATCCCTTATAGGATTCTTATGCTGTGCACTGGCGATTTAAGTTTTTCTGCGGCAAAGTGTTACGATATTGAAACGTGGTCTCCTGCAGAACAACGATGGCTCGAAGCTTCTTCCTGCAGCAACTTTGAAGATTTCCAGGCAAGAAGAGCAAGCATACGATTTAAAAGAGAAGGTGAAAAAAAACCTGAGTTCGTTCATACTTTGAATGGTTCGGGGTTGGCTACAAGCAGATTGATGGTTTCAATACTTGAAAATTACCAAACAGTTGAAGGAACTATTCGGGTACCTGAAGTGCTTCAAAAATACACTGGATTCCGTGAAATCAAATAA
- a CDS encoding STAS domain-containing protein, translated as MKIKTTEKYGAVIVELKGNVMGGDDTKDFNDLLHKLIDEGKIRVIIDLSDVKFMNSSGLGMLIGGLTTMKKANGFYKLANVTDKIESLLIITKLITIFEHYESVDKAIESLPK; from the coding sequence ATGAAAATCAAAACCACCGAAAAATATGGAGCAGTCATTGTTGAACTAAAAGGAAATGTGATGGGCGGTGATGATACCAAAGATTTCAACGACTTGCTGCATAAATTAATTGACGAGGGAAAAATAAGAGTAATTATAGACTTAAGCGATGTTAAGTTTATGAACAGTTCCGGACTCGGTATGTTAATTGGCGGTTTAACAACTATGAAGAAAGCCAACGGCTTTTACAAACTGGCGAATGTAACTGATAAAATTGAAAGCTTGCTCATTATAACTAAATTGATAACAATTTTTGAGCATTACGAATCTGTTGATAAAGCAATCGAATCGTTGCCAAAATAA
- a CDS encoding ATP-binding protein, producing MIKRPYWVNKIEQAWLQRPIVWLSGVRRVGKTTIAKMFSDAGYLNCDLPSVARRLEDPEIFFSSIDKDSKVIFDEIHRLPDPSNLLKIGADEFSNLKILATGSSTITATKKFRDSLTGRKKTIYLPPVLWNESISEFGIKDLDKRLLHGGLPEPLQAEKKDPSFFTEWIDSFYARDIQELFNVRNREGFISLLHLLLRQSGRLIDYTQLAKLSGLSRPTVKAHIEAMIISHAVFLLKPFSRGGRREITQRPKCYAFDTGFVSFIKGWEGIREEDRGLLWEHLVLDSLRSIHPESNLFFWLDKSGREIDFVIKRDNKNVDTFECKVNPSNFSTKNLKVFRDLYPNGQNICLSPNIIENFTTRKDDLLIEFHSLQSYFERIKP from the coding sequence ATGATAAAAAGACCTTATTGGGTAAATAAAATAGAGCAAGCGTGGCTTCAGCGACCTATCGTCTGGCTTTCAGGTGTAAGACGCGTTGGTAAAACAACTATTGCAAAAATGTTTTCAGATGCCGGATATTTAAACTGCGATTTGCCTTCGGTTGCACGGAGATTAGAAGACCCGGAGATATTTTTCAGCAGCATAGATAAAGATAGTAAAGTGATATTTGATGAGATTCACAGATTACCTGATCCGAGTAATCTCCTAAAAATTGGAGCTGATGAATTTTCAAATCTTAAAATACTTGCTACGGGTTCCTCCACAATAACGGCAACTAAAAAATTTCGCGACAGCCTGACAGGCAGAAAGAAAACAATATACTTACCTCCGGTTCTTTGGAATGAAAGTATTTCGGAGTTCGGTATAAAAGATTTAGACAAACGTTTACTTCACGGCGGACTTCCCGAACCTTTACAAGCTGAGAAAAAAGATCCTTCCTTCTTCACAGAATGGATAGACAGTTTTTATGCGCGAGATATTCAGGAACTGTTTAACGTTAGAAATCGAGAAGGTTTTATTTCGCTTTTGCATTTGCTGTTGCGCCAAAGCGGCAGGTTAATTGATTACACTCAGCTTGCAAAGCTAAGCGGTTTAAGCCGACCGACAGTTAAAGCACATATTGAAGCAATGATAATATCACATGCTGTATTTCTGTTAAAACCTTTTTCAAGAGGCGGCAGAAGAGAAATAACACAAAGACCAAAATGCTATGCTTTCGATACAGGGTTCGTATCATTTATAAAAGGCTGGGAAGGTATAAGAGAAGAAGATCGTGGTTTGCTTTGGGAACATTTAGTACTTGATTCACTTCGATCAATCCATCCAGAAAGCAATCTATTCTTTTGGCTTGATAAGTCAGGACGGGAAATTGATTTTGTAATTAAAAGAGATAATAAAAACGTTGATACGTTTGAATGCAAAGTTAATCCATCAAACTTTTCAACTAAAAATTTAAAGGTATTCCGTGATCTCTATCCCAATGGACAAAATATTTGTTTGTCACCAAACATTATTGAAAACTTTACCACCAGAAAAGATGATCTGTTAATTGAATTTCATTCCTTGCAAAGTTATTTTGAAAGAATTAAACCATAA
- a CDS encoding adenylosuccinate synthase: protein MSVTVLVGSQWGDEGKGKIVDILSEKYKIVARYQGGANAGHTVIIGDQKYILHLIPSGILRDDVICVIGNGVVIDPTALLEEIDLLEKNGIKVEGRLFISHNAHLIMPYHKLLDKIIESGDIKIGTTGRGIGPCYIDKFARKGIRIVDLLDRTELEKKIRQNLKEKNELLEKVYEHEGLDVDAIVKEYLEFDRTIDKYIKDVPSFLNQAIADGKSVLLEGAQGTLLDVDHGTYPFVTSSSPTSGGACTGTGIPPTKIDSVIGIVKAYTTRVGNGPFPTELLNEEGEKLRTIGAEFGATTGRPRRCGWYDAFLVAYSQLVNGITSVAITKLDVLSGFDKIKVCIGYELNGKRLKYFPSSVDQLSAVKPVYEVLDGWNEDITNYLSYEQLPSKTKEYLQFIGKHSGIKIEIISVGPKRKQTFYVQK, encoded by the coding sequence ATGAGCGTTACAGTACTTGTTGGAAGCCAATGGGGCGACGAGGGAAAAGGTAAAATTGTTGATATACTCAGTGAGAAGTATAAAATAGTCGCAAGGTATCAAGGTGGTGCTAATGCTGGTCACACCGTTATCATCGGAGATCAAAAATATATTTTACATCTCATACCTTCCGGAATATTGCGGGATGACGTTATCTGCGTTATTGGTAACGGTGTTGTTATTGATCCAACAGCATTACTGGAAGAAATTGATCTTCTTGAAAAAAATGGGATCAAAGTAGAGGGTAGATTATTCATCAGTCATAATGCTCATTTGATAATGCCGTACCATAAGCTGCTGGATAAAATAATTGAAAGCGGCGATATAAAAATCGGTACGACAGGAAGAGGAATCGGTCCCTGTTATATTGATAAGTTTGCCCGTAAAGGAATCAGGATAGTTGATCTTCTTGACAGAACTGAACTAGAGAAGAAAATCAGACAGAATTTAAAAGAAAAAAATGAATTACTTGAAAAAGTTTACGAGCACGAAGGACTTGATGTTGATGCTATCGTAAAGGAGTATCTTGAATTCGACAGAACAATTGACAAGTATATTAAAGATGTTCCTTCATTCCTGAACCAGGCAATTGCTGACGGTAAATCAGTTTTACTTGAAGGTGCTCAGGGAACTTTACTCGATGTTGACCATGGAACCTATCCATTTGTAACCTCAAGCAGTCCAACATCCGGCGGTGCTTGCACAGGAACAGGAATTCCCCCAACAAAAATTGATTCGGTTATTGGAATTGTAAAAGCTTATACAACCCGCGTTGGTAATGGTCCATTCCCAACCGAACTTTTGAATGAGGAAGGTGAAAAGTTACGAACAATTGGAGCTGAATTCGGGGCTACAACAGGAAGACCAAGAAGATGCGGCTGGTACGATGCCTTCCTGGTTGCATATTCACAATTGGTAAATGGAATAACCTCTGTTGCAATTACGAAACTTGACGTGCTGAGTGGTTTTGATAAAATAAAAGTATGTATCGGTTATGAGTTGAATGGGAAGCGGTTAAAATATTTTCCTTCTTCGGTCGATCAATTATCTGCGGTTAAACCTGTCTATGAAGTTCTTGATGGCTGGAATGAAGATATAACTAATTATTTATCTTACGAACAGCTTCCATCAAAGACAAAGGAATATCTCCAATTCATCGGCAAACATTCAGGAATTAAGATTGAAATCATTTCAGTGGGACCAAAACGCAAACAGACATTCTACGTGCAAAAATAA
- a CDS encoding leucine--tRNA ligase — MRYPHAEIESKWQNYWEEKQVYKTDFTKTDKKLYHLNMFIYPSGAKLHTGHWYHYGPSDSWARYKRLRGFNVFEPMGYDAFGLPAENYAIQTGIHPQDSTIKNIKDIKEQLKKIGCMYDWNAELMTCVPEYYKWNQWLFLQLYKKGLAYRKKAPVNWCPKDLTVLANEQVHDGKCERCGTEVIQKNLSQWFFKITEYAEELLQGLDKINWPEKTKLMQRNWIGKSVGAEVDFKIDGSNEVIKIFTTRPDTLFGATYMVLAPEHPLVEKLTTSEQQNKVDEYKDSIKSLTEIERTSTVKEKTGVFTGAFAINPVNNKKIPIWVADYVLLTYGTGAIMAVPGQDERDWEFAEKFNLPIIRTIQPPDDFKGKAFLEDGPAINSDFLNGLFVEDAKKKINQWLADEKIGKATVNYRLRDWLISRQRYWGTPIPIIHCDNCGEQAVSEVKLPVELPYDVDFHLGGESPLARNEKFINVKCPKCGGNAKRDPDTMDTFVDSSWYYFRYLNPHFSDGIFDKSIADQWVPVDMYVGGAEHATMHLLYARFIHKFLRDLGIAKGDEPFQTLVHQGTITNAGAKMSKSKGNVVNPDMFTSKFGSDVFRLYLMFMGPYDMGGDWSDKGISGTDRFVNRVYDLFNEFKDLQNQTSSKDKYELSSLSDADKFIYRKINQTLNKVGEEINHFRFNTAIAALMELLNNLKDISNCSKEIQLFALQRLAIMISPLAPHLGEECWSLLGNATSIYEKSFWFDVDESALIEDTVGIAVQVNGKVRTTLDVPIDSEQEIVKKLVFSDDKVIKHTSDKTIVKEIYVKNKIYNIVVK, encoded by the coding sequence ATGAGATATCCTCACGCAGAAATAGAATCCAAATGGCAAAATTACTGGGAAGAAAAACAGGTTTATAAAACTGATTTTACAAAAACTGATAAAAAACTTTATCACCTGAATATGTTTATCTATCCATCCGGTGCGAAGCTGCATACCGGACATTGGTACCATTACGGTCCTTCCGATTCCTGGGCTCGCTACAAAAGATTAAGAGGCTTCAATGTTTTTGAACCGATGGGTTACGATGCTTTCGGTTTACCTGCAGAGAATTATGCGATACAAACAGGTATTCATCCGCAGGACAGCACAATAAAAAATATAAAAGATATAAAAGAACAGTTGAAAAAAATTGGCTGTATGTACGATTGGAATGCTGAGTTAATGACTTGCGTTCCTGAATATTACAAATGGAATCAATGGCTATTCCTTCAACTTTATAAAAAAGGATTGGCTTACAGAAAAAAAGCTCCGGTTAATTGGTGCCCGAAAGATCTGACCGTACTTGCAAACGAACAAGTTCATGATGGGAAATGTGAACGTTGCGGAACAGAAGTGATTCAAAAAAATCTTTCGCAATGGTTTTTCAAAATAACTGAATATGCTGAAGAACTATTACAAGGTTTGGATAAAATAAACTGGCCTGAAAAAACAAAACTGATGCAGCGAAACTGGATTGGAAAAAGTGTCGGCGCTGAAGTCGATTTTAAAATTGATGGTTCTAATGAAGTAATAAAAATATTTACAACAAGACCTGATACTCTTTTCGGTGCAACGTATATGGTTCTTGCACCAGAGCATCCTTTAGTTGAAAAACTCACAACTTCTGAACAGCAAAATAAAGTCGATGAATATAAAGATTCGATTAAATCATTAACTGAAATTGAAAGAACATCAACTGTAAAAGAAAAAACAGGTGTATTCACAGGTGCTTTTGCCATCAATCCGGTTAACAATAAAAAAATTCCAATCTGGGTTGCTGATTATGTTTTACTGACTTACGGAACCGGTGCAATAATGGCTGTTCCAGGACAAGACGAACGCGATTGGGAATTTGCTGAAAAGTTTAATCTTCCAATCATCAGAACTATTCAACCGCCGGATGATTTTAAAGGCAAAGCATTTCTTGAAGATGGTCCTGCTATCAACAGTGATTTTCTAAACGGACTTTTTGTTGAAGATGCAAAAAAGAAAATCAATCAATGGCTTGCGGATGAAAAAATTGGTAAAGCTACAGTAAATTATCGTTTGAGAGACTGGCTGATTTCCAGACAAAGATATTGGGGAACTCCGATTCCGATTATTCACTGCGATAACTGTGGTGAACAAGCAGTGAGTGAAGTCAAACTGCCGGTTGAACTTCCTTATGATGTTGATTTTCATCTTGGTGGTGAATCACCTCTTGCAAGAAATGAAAAGTTTATAAATGTTAAATGTCCGAAGTGCGGTGGAAATGCGAAACGAGATCCAGATACAATGGATACTTTTGTTGATTCATCGTGGTATTATTTCAGATATTTAAATCCACATTTTTCAGATGGAATTTTTGATAAGTCAATTGCCGATCAATGGGTACCGGTTGATATGTATGTCGGTGGTGCAGAACACGCAACGATGCATCTTTTATACGCAAGATTCATTCACAAATTTTTGCGTGATCTCGGAATTGCAAAAGGTGACGAACCTTTTCAAACACTTGTTCATCAGGGAACGATTACCAATGCCGGTGCAAAGATGTCAAAGTCGAAAGGAAATGTTGTAAACCCGGATATGTTCACATCAAAATTTGGTTCGGATGTCTTTCGTCTTTACCTGATGTTTATGGGTCCGTACGATATGGGCGGAGATTGGAGTGATAAAGGAATTTCAGGAACTGATCGTTTTGTAAATCGGGTTTATGATTTGTTCAATGAATTTAAAGATCTGCAAAATCAAACATCGTCAAAAGATAAATATGAACTGAGTTCACTTTCAGATGCAGACAAATTCATTTACAGAAAAATTAATCAAACACTGAACAAAGTTGGAGAAGAAATAAATCATTTCAGATTTAATACAGCAATCGCTGCTTTAATGGAGTTGCTGAATAATTTAAAAGATATTTCGAATTGCTCAAAGGAAATTCAATTATTTGCTCTGCAGAGATTAGCAATAATGATCTCACCACTTGCACCTCATCTTGGAGAAGAATGCTGGAGTTTACTTGGCAATGCTACATCGATCTATGAAAAGTCTTTCTGGTTTGATGTTGATGAGTCAGCACTGATTGAAGATACGGTTGGTATTGCAGTACAGGTGAATGGTAAAGTCAGAACAACTCTTGACGTACCAATTGACAGCGAACAGGAAATAGTTAAGAAATTAGTTTTCAGCGATGATAAAGTGATAAAACACACATCAGATAAAACAATTGTTAAAGAAATTTACGTTAAGAATAAGATCTATAACATCGTAGTAAAATAA
- a CDS encoding type II toxin-antitoxin system RelE/ParE family toxin, with product MTRIIFHELAGKEFLEARDYYDDFVFGLGEKFVIEVERCLNIIKTNPLAYPVAKQNVRKAVIIKFPFSILYRVDENVISILAVMHQKRKPLYWAERI from the coding sequence GTGACCAGGATTATATTTCACGAATTAGCGGGGAAAGAGTTTCTGGAGGCGAGGGATTACTACGATGATTTTGTTTTTGGATTGGGTGAAAAATTTGTTATCGAAGTAGAAAGATGTTTAAACATAATCAAAACTAACCCACTCGCATATCCGGTTGCAAAACAAAATGTCCGCAAAGCTGTAATCATAAAGTTCCCTTTTTCTATTTTGTATCGGGTGGACGAAAATGTCATCTCTATTCTTGCTGTGATGCATCAAAAAAGGAAACCATTATATTGGGCTGAGAGAATTTAG
- a CDS encoding T9SS type A sorting domain-containing protein — MNSRSEIKSIKNIIRLVFTVIIIFLISSAQIFSQSNTQQKGNPPDRRLHHEIKDDEYIPDLRESQERSPAYNYSLNSIVTTQVNVDANGQNIVGDAANEPSIAVDRNNPNRIAIGWRQFNTISNNFRQAGFGFTTNGGQSWTFPGVIEPGIFRSDPVLESDADGNFYYNSLATEPTYFCDVFKSSTGGSIWGDKTYAQGGDKQWMALDKSSSSGSGHIYAYWTSFYSVCSPGSFTRSTDGGIFFEDCVTIPNDPYWGTLAVASNGDLFVGGSLGWDFLVAKSSNAKFAGQTVAWDMNTTVNLDGSITYGVGPNPGGLLGQTIIAIDTSGGTYHNNIYLLCSVERNSNPDPLDVMFARSTDGGVSFSSPIKINDDIGTSAYQWFGTMSVAPNGRIDVVWLDTRDNPGTYLSALYYSNSTNGGETWSANQRLSDYFDPHVGWPNQNKMGDYFDMVSEVNGAHLAWAATFTGGQDVYYSFITDTTIVPVELSSFTGIANGKEVILSWSTTTELNNQLFEVQRSINGNDFSSIGFVNGKGTTTERQNYSYRDKIIADGKYYYRLKQIDYLGQSEYSDIIEIDIKIFNSFLLEQNYPNPFNPVTTIGYGLKEKSNVKITVINSIGEEVALLVNEEKEPGYHTVEFNAASHSGNVRNLSSGVYFYQLKAGDFVELKKMILLR; from the coding sequence ATGAATAGCAGATCAGAGATCAAAAGTATTAAAAACATTATCAGACTGGTTTTTACAGTGATAATTATTTTTCTCATCTCATCAGCTCAGATTTTTTCCCAATCAAACACACAACAAAAAGGAAATCCACCTGATCGCAGATTGCATCACGAGATTAAAGATGATGAATATATTCCCGATTTAAGAGAAAGTCAGGAAAGATCACCTGCATATAATTATTCATTAAATAGTATTGTTACTACTCAGGTAAATGTTGATGCGAACGGGCAAAACATTGTTGGAGATGCTGCAAACGAACCTTCGATAGCAGTTGACAGAAATAATCCAAATAGAATTGCAATCGGATGGAGACAGTTTAATACAATCAGCAACAACTTCCGCCAGGCAGGATTTGGATTTACAACAAATGGAGGACAGTCATGGACATTTCCTGGTGTAATTGAACCTGGAATCTTTCGATCAGATCCCGTATTAGAAAGTGATGCTGACGGAAATTTTTATTATAACAGTCTGGCTACTGAACCAACATATTTTTGTGACGTATTTAAATCAAGCACCGGAGGATCTATTTGGGGTGATAAAACTTATGCTCAAGGAGGAGATAAACAATGGATGGCACTTGATAAATCCAGTAGTTCGGGAAGTGGTCATATATATGCTTACTGGACTAGTTTTTACAGCGTATGCTCACCCGGTTCATTTACCCGTTCAACTGATGGCGGAATATTTTTTGAGGATTGTGTTACAATTCCAAACGATCCTTATTGGGGAACTCTTGCAGTAGCCTCAAATGGAGATTTATTTGTTGGCGGTTCATTAGGATGGGATTTTCTTGTGGCAAAATCTTCAAATGCAAAGTTTGCTGGTCAAACAGTTGCGTGGGATATGAACACTACGGTTAATCTGGATGGTTCTATCACTTACGGTGTCGGACCAAATCCAGGTGGTTTACTTGGTCAGACAATAATTGCAATTGATACTTCAGGCGGAACATATCATAATAATATTTATTTACTATGTTCTGTTGAAAGAAATTCTAATCCTGATCCTCTTGATGTTATGTTTGCCCGAAGTACGGATGGTGGTGTAAGTTTCAGCTCACCAATCAAAATTAATGATGATATAGGAACTTCAGCTTATCAATGGTTTGGAACAATGTCGGTTGCACCAAACGGAAGAATTGATGTGGTTTGGCTTGACACGCGTGATAATCCGGGAACTTATTTATCAGCACTGTATTATTCCAATTCAACAAATGGAGGAGAAACATGGTCAGCAAATCAAAGACTTTCTGATTATTTTGATCCGCATGTCGGCTGGCCAAACCAGAATAAAATGGGCGACTATTTCGATATGGTTTCTGAGGTTAACGGAGCGCATTTAGCGTGGGCAGCAACATTCACAGGTGGTCAGGATGTTTACTATAGTTTTATTACTGATACTACTATTGTACCGGTAGAATTGAGTTCATTCACTGGCATAGCGAACGGTAAAGAAGTAATTTTAAGTTGGTCAACTACTACTGAATTAAATAATCAGTTGTTCGAAGTGCAGAGAAGCATAAATGGAAATGATTTTTCTTCGATTGGTTTTGTTAATGGTAAAGGTACTACTACTGAAAGACAGAATTATTCTTACAGAGATAAGATAATTGCAGACGGAAAATATTATTACAGACTTAAACAAATAGATTATCTGGGACAAAGCGAGTATTCTGATATTATCGAAATAGATATAAAAATATTTAATTCTTTCCTTCTCGAACAGAACTATCCGAATCCGTTCAATCCAGTAACAACTATTGGTTACGGGCTAAAAGAAAAAAGTAATGTTAAGATTACAGTAATTAATTCAATCGGTGAAGAAGTTGCATTGTTGGTTAATGAAGAAAAAGAACCCGGATATCATACAGTAGAATTCAACGCTGCAAGTCATTCCGGCAACGTCCGGAATCTATCAAGCGGAGTGTATTTCTACCAATTGAAAGCAGGAGATTTTGTAGAGTTGAAGAAAATGATCCTCCTTCGTTAA
- a CDS encoding sigma-70 family RNA polymerase sigma factor: MILKEEEKDLQQQQKVSFNDDHSIIRKFLDGDNTAFQILVSRHKEKVRNIIYLTMNNSALVDDIAQDVFITVYRNLKHFRFESQFTTWLYRITVNRCKDYLRKMNVRKIFFPVEDGIEISDYSSPVESNDISKIVMDAISRLPNKLKMPLIMKDIEGFSYQEISETLNCEMGTVKSRIFRGREKLKEILQPIEKELR; the protein is encoded by the coding sequence ATGATTTTAAAAGAAGAAGAAAAGGACTTGCAGCAGCAGCAAAAAGTATCATTTAATGATGATCACTCAATTATCCGCAAATTTCTTGATGGGGATAATACTGCTTTTCAGATCCTTGTGAGCAGGCATAAGGAGAAAGTAAGAAATATTATTTATCTAACTATGAATAACAGCGCTCTGGTGGATGATATAGCACAGGATGTATTTATTACTGTATATCGTAATCTTAAGCATTTCAGATTTGAATCACAGTTTACGACATGGCTTTACCGGATTACTGTAAACAGATGCAAAGATTATTTAAGGAAAATGAATGTCAGAAAAATATTTTTTCCTGTTGAGGATGGGATAGAGATTTCTGATTACTCATCCCCGGTAGAAAGTAACGATATCTCAAAAATAGTTATGGATGCAATTTCCAGATTGCCGAATAAATTAAAGATGCCATTAATAATGAAAGATATAGAAGGCTTTAGTTACCAGGAAATTTCTGAAACTTTGAACTGCGAAATGGGGACCGTAAAATCAAGAATATTCAGAGGAAGGGAAAAGCTGAAAGAAATACTTCAGCCTATTGAGAAGGAACTTAGATAA
- a CDS encoding addiction module protein, translating to MDLKSLESELLKLTPRERAIVTYKLLNSLENEESEDVEDIWLDEALSRYDQIVKTGKFTIDSELIIREAKSKYK from the coding sequence ATGGACTTAAAATCTTTAGAATCTGAATTACTAAAGCTTACACCAAGAGAAAGAGCAATTGTAACATACAAGCTTTTGAATAGTTTAGAAAATGAAGAATCAGAAGATGTGGAAGATATCTGGTTAGATGAAGCACTCAGCAGGTATGATCAGATTGTTAAGACCGGCAAGTTTACTATTGATAGTGAACTAATTATTCGGGAAGCTAAGTCAAAGTATAAGTGA